From one Geoalkalibacter halelectricus genomic stretch:
- a CDS encoding PEP/pyruvate-binding domain-containing protein, with the protein MKRSGDLIVDLNEVTSADLSHVGGKALALALLDRSGARVPQGVCLTTTAYNRYLDLTGMRERLPFLLERKAFAEMRWEELWDLALKVRHLFVTTPLPDVLAEELAPYLSNCFADIPVTVRSSAPAEDSATASFAGLHDSFVNVYGLAAILDKVRLVWASLWSDRALLYRQELGLDPATSSMAVLVQELIVGRCSGVVFSRCPGRPHLAALEAVWGLNQGLVDGDVEPDRILFDASGAVVERYAPQRERASRPVIGGVTLQPLSADERNASPLSDADAKRIFALQRHAEEHFGAPQDMEWTLRGADLFLLQSRPITASGTAAEGDERGWYLSLHKSLATLHQLRRTIEDDLLPAMELDAQRLASADLTSMDDEALAAEIQERRRLLDAWEARYRDVCIPMAHGIRLFGQWYNDRLRPEDPFAFLELLTGDQDLLAMQRNEALQTLAERLSQDPGLAEQLREGCDLAPDNPFSLALRQFTTRFGGLSWVMGTKDNETRAVTLLLLEMAKSSAGRHSSDRQVREADYLAAFAPEEHSLARDLLEIGRAAYRLRDNDNLFIGKLSEQLRTAYDEAEGRLAKREIPALEHLIKPERMRVARRITANPSSMKQETAFPGSRQQARQLVGQPAGPGLARGRAHVIRSPEDLRTLKSGDILVCDAVDPNMTFVVPLAGGIVERRGGMLIHGAIIAREYGIACVTGVPHAIDEIRTGDQVTVDGYLGLVTIDASGGRGLPE; encoded by the coding sequence ATGAAGCGATCCGGCGACCTGATTGTCGATTTGAACGAGGTGACCTCTGCCGACCTGTCTCATGTCGGCGGCAAAGCCCTGGCCCTGGCGCTCTTGGACCGCTCGGGAGCTCGGGTTCCGCAGGGCGTTTGTCTCACGACCACAGCTTATAATCGCTATCTGGATCTGACCGGCATGCGGGAGCGTCTGCCGTTTCTGCTCGAGCGCAAAGCATTTGCCGAGATGCGCTGGGAAGAGTTGTGGGATCTGGCGCTCAAGGTGCGGCATCTTTTTGTGACCACTCCTCTGCCGGATGTTTTGGCGGAGGAACTGGCGCCATATCTTTCCAACTGCTTTGCCGATATCCCCGTGACGGTGCGCTCCTCGGCGCCCGCGGAAGATTCGGCGACGGCGTCTTTTGCCGGTCTGCACGATTCCTTTGTGAATGTGTACGGTTTGGCGGCGATTCTCGATAAAGTGCGGTTGGTGTGGGCCTCGCTATGGTCGGACCGGGCACTGCTATATCGGCAGGAGCTTGGGCTTGATCCTGCAACCAGTTCCATGGCGGTGCTGGTTCAGGAGCTGATCGTCGGCCGCTGCTCCGGGGTTGTCTTCAGCCGCTGTCCGGGGCGGCCGCATCTGGCCGCGCTCGAGGCCGTGTGGGGACTCAACCAGGGGTTGGTGGACGGCGATGTGGAACCCGACCGAATTCTCTTCGATGCGTCCGGCGCGGTGGTCGAACGCTATGCTCCGCAGCGTGAGCGGGCATCTCGGCCGGTGATCGGCGGTGTCACCTTGCAGCCTCTTTCAGCGGATGAGCGCAACGCATCGCCCTTGTCCGATGCCGACGCCAAGAGAATCTTCGCACTGCAGCGGCATGCTGAGGAGCATTTCGGCGCCCCGCAGGATATGGAATGGACCCTGCGCGGCGCTGATCTTTTCCTTTTGCAATCGCGCCCCATCACGGCAAGCGGCACCGCCGCCGAAGGCGACGAAAGGGGCTGGTATCTCAGTTTGCATAAAAGCCTGGCGACCTTGCACCAGCTACGGCGCACCATCGAGGACGATTTGCTGCCGGCGATGGAGCTAGATGCGCAGCGTCTGGCTTCAGCGGATCTGACAAGCATGGATGATGAAGCGCTGGCTGCCGAGATTCAGGAACGCCGCCGGCTTCTCGATGCTTGGGAGGCGCGCTATCGCGATGTTTGCATTCCCATGGCCCATGGAATTCGCTTGTTTGGGCAGTGGTATAATGACCGACTTCGTCCCGAGGATCCTTTTGCCTTTTTGGAGTTGCTGACGGGCGATCAAGATTTGCTGGCGATGCAGCGCAATGAAGCTCTGCAAACGTTGGCCGAACGGCTAAGCCAGGACCCTGGGTTGGCTGAGCAACTGCGCGAGGGTTGCGACCTTGCACCGGACAATCCTTTTTCCCTGGCTTTGCGCCAATTCACGACCCGCTTTGGCGGACTCTCCTGGGTAATGGGGACAAAGGATAATGAGACGCGGGCGGTGACGCTTCTGCTGCTGGAAATGGCCAAAAGCTCCGCGGGCCGACACTCATCCGACCGGCAGGTCAGAGAGGCTGACTATCTTGCGGCCTTTGCTCCCGAGGAACACAGCCTGGCGCGCGATCTGCTCGAAATCGGTCGGGCCGCCTACCGTCTGCGCGACAACGACAACCTGTTCATCGGCAAGCTTTCAGAGCAGTTGCGCACGGCCTACGATGAAGCCGAAGGACGGCTGGCGAAGCGCGAAATTCCCGCGCTTGAACATCTCATCAAGCCTGAACGGATGCGTGTTGCTCGTCGCATCACGGCAAACCCTTCATCGATGAAGCAAGAGACCGCCTTTCCCGGATCGCGCCAGCAGGCACGTCAGCTTGTCGGACAACCTGCCGGACCTGGGCTGGCTCGGGGCCGTGCGCATGTCATCCGCAGTCCCGAGGATCTGCGGACGCTCAAATCCGGCGACATCCTGGTCTGCGATGCCGTGGATCCCAATATGACCTTTGTCGTGCCGTTGGCCGGGGGAATTGTCGAGCGGCGCGGCGGCATGCTGATTCACGGCGCCATTATTGCGCGGGAGTATGGTATCGCCTGCGTGACCGGGGTGCCCCATGCCATTGATGAGATTCGCACCGGCGACCAGGTGACGGTGGACGGCTATCTGGGGCTGGTCACGATTGATGCGAGCGGCGGTCGTGGCCTCCCTGAGTGA